In the Spirochaetota bacterium genome, TTCAAAATAATTTCTCTCTTTCAATTAATATAATTACAACCTACACCATATAGAGTTAATGCCATATAAGTGAAATAATCCAGGTTGAAATATATCGAGCACAACAAAAATTATTTGAAATTATAGTACTGATTAATTTGTTTGAACAAATCGAGGAATAGATGAGATGAGTTCCTCAGCCTCTCTTTCAATTCTATCCAGCAATTCTTTTATTGGTGGAATATCATCCACTCTACCTGCAGCCTCGCCTCCGAAAAAAAGCGCCTTCTCATCATCATCTCCTAATAGAGCTGACATGCCCTTTGATTCAAATTCAAAAATTTCAGGATCAAGTGTATCATCCGGCTCGCCAATAAATAACTGAGGTGTATTTTTTATGGTAAGCTCAGTTAATTCAACCGAAGCATTATTCTTCAAGTATCTCAATGGGCCCACAAAACCCCTTGAGGCAATTGTATCCATCTCACTACTCTTTAATACCCTATCTTTCCATATCTGAACAAAATCACTTTCCTCAGTAGCTATAAATCGAGTCCCCATTTGAACACCGCAAGCACCTAAGACAAGAGCCGCCACCAGGGTTGTGCCGTCACAAAATCCCCCAGCACCTATAACTGGAATATCCACAGCCCTGACTATTGCTGGCAGCAGCACCATGCTATGAACTGGTTGCCAAGCAGTATGCCCACCAGCTTCATGCCCTGATGCGATTACAGCATCAACACCGGCTTTTTGGCATCTCTTGGCATGTCGCACAGAGGGCACCACATGAAACCATTTTAGTCCTGAGGGTTTTATTATATCAGCGCAGGGAATCGGGTCTCCTGCAGAGGTGATCACAACTTTTAATCTCTCTTTTAAACTTGGATTTTCATTTATCGATTCTATTGTTCCTTCAAGGACCTCTTTTGATCCTTCAAACATCTCCATTGAAACCATACAATTGATACCGAATACCCCTTTTGAGTCCCTTGTCTGCTCCTCCACATTGTGAATTAGCTTCTTAATCATTTTACGGGGATTATCGATTTCTTCATTGACTTTATCTGAAGAACCTTCTGCCCCAGGCATTCCAAATGATTCTGCAAGGATCCCGCTTGTGCTTATTATTCCAAGTATTCCAGCATTAGCTGCTGCAATTGACAATTTCTCAGTTTTCCATGGCCCCATACCAGCCTGTATAATAGGATATTTTATTCCAAGCATATCGCATAGTTCTGTTTTAATCATTATCCATACCTCCTTCCTCTTATCTTCATTTCTTAGAAATGAAAAATTTTATTTAAGAAACTGGGTTATAAAGCAATCCCTGATGAGTTCAGGAGATTGATTCACTTCATTCACTATGACAAAACATATCAATATGATATTGACCATCCAATTAGTTATTTATTCAATATACTAATTATGAACATTGAAAAAATCTATACATATTACTCAATATGTTTTATTATATTTTGATAGAGCGTAATATGTTTAAAACCCTATTGACTCAACCCTTTTGACCCAAAATAGCAATCCCTATTCTGATTGTAAAGACTTTTATATTTTACATACCAATATTGAATGTTACTTCACCATGGTTTATAATTACAATGCATCACCCGCGATTCAACGTAAAGAGCAGCCGATTTTTTTTATTCACTTGTAATGAGCAATAATTATTAAAAATTTTAAGGATGAAACTATATTATTGTGTTGTCAATATAAATCGATTCTGACTTTTAAGATAACAGGCATTCGAGGTTATCACTATCTTAGAAAGAGGCCTTAACTCATTAATATAATTAGAAAGGAAAATGCTGAATAGACGAATAGCAATTGTTGGAGCTGGTGTAGCAGGAACGCGTCTTGCATATCTTTTAGCTCGACATGGAATAAAGACTCAGCTCTTTGATCATAAGGCGCCATGGGAAAAGCCTTGTGGTGGTGGACTGACTGCTAAGGTATTTAACGATTTCACTGATATCAATAGATGGGACTTGAATGGTCGAGCAAACTATAAAATGTCAGTAATTACCCCCTTTGGAAGACGAATAGTAATGACTATAGACAATCCAATAGTTACTGTATCAAGAATGAGACTTGGAAATATCCTTCTTGATGAGGCTATAAGAGCAGGGGTCAAGTTTTTGCCATATCGTGTAAAAGCTATTCAGCGAAGGGATGATAAAATCATACTTCATACAGCAGATAAGGAGTATGAGGCTGACTTTGTTGTCGGGGCTGACGGAATTCACAGCATTGTAAGGAAGACTTTTGCATCTCCCTTATCACGGGATGACTACTTCATGGCTTACGGAGCCCTTCTGCGGGAGGAAGTACAGATGCCCATTGTCATCAAGTTTTATAAGGGCTATAATGGCTATGCATGGATATTTCCTCGTTTCAGAGAAACATCTGTTGGGATAGTGCTTGGGAAAAATACAGACCGTGCAATAATGCTAACAGAACTCCAAAGCTTTGTAAATAAGGAATGGTCATTGTCAGGTCTTACACCTCCATCTATTGATAAACCCTATGCAAGAGCTATTCCATCAATGAGAAGAGAGACCTTCCTGCAAGCCATTCAATGCGGGGGAGACTGGGCGCTTCTTGGCGACGCCTCTGGAGCAGCTGACCCTCTCACAGGAGAGGGCCTCTACTATGCTTTTAGGACAGCAGAAATACTTACTAAAGCAATAGTCTCGAACGACATTGATTCATATAATTGGGAATGGAATAAAATGGCAGATATATCAATTGGAAAAGTGAGCAAGGTGGTTGACCTTTTTTATGATTCAAGAACCCTTCGAATTATGGGATTCATTATGGATTACAGTCAAACTGCAAGGGAATTGATAGGTGAAATTATTAGCGGAATTCAAGGCTATGATACGTTAAGATCACGCATGAAGGATGAAGCCTTTCAATATGTTAAAGAAACTATATGGAATCTGTTAGCCTTTAAAAGAAGTAAACAAGTCAATGGGGGATAGGTCTTATTGCATTGTTATTAATTGTATCAGAAAAAAATAGATTACTTTTGGGGATTACCGTACATCCCTCCTTTGCCCCAAGGTAAGATTATTTCAGAAGTATCATTGAGTTGTTTCACATCAATATAATTATCTTCGTTTTGTATTGACTTCCTGATGATGGTAAGCTAACATCGTCTAACAAAAATTCAGGACTCGCTATTCATGTCAGTAATTTTAGAGGTTGTACAATTAAAAAAGTACTATCAAAATGTTAAAGCGGTTGACGACATCAGCTTTTCCATCGAACAGGGAATCTGTTTTGGGTTATTAGGACCAAATGGAGCGGGAAAGACCACTACAATTGAGATTATTGAGGGCATTATTTCACCCACATCAGGAGAGGTGCTTTACAAAGGAAAACAAATTAACAGCCGTTTTCGTCAAGATGCAGGCATTCTGTTCCAGTCCACAGCGCTGATGGACTTCATAACAGGAAGGGAGGTGCTACAACTATTTTCAAGCTTTTACAAGCGGACTCAACCTATTGAGGAATTAGCAGACATGTGTCACCTGCATGATTTTCTTGATCGCTATGCAACAAAATTATCAGGCGGTCAACGACAACGCCTCATGCTTTCGCTAGCCATGATAAATGACCCAGAAATTATATTTCTTGATGAACCAACCACAGGTTTAGATCCACAAGCTAGGCGCAATTTCTGGAAGTTAGTGGAATCAATAAAAGCCAAAGGGAAAACCATAGTCTTAACTACACACTATATGGAGGAGGCGGAAATATTGTGCGATAATCTTGCAATAATGGACGAGGGCAAAATTATCACACAGGGATCACCTCAACAACTTCTACGGGAAAACTTTGATAATATGTCAGTCCATTTGGATAGAAGCGATTTTAACATCGATCCCGGCTCTTGGCCGGAGCCTGTAACTTTCATTGAGAACAATGTTGAGATTCATACCAATGATATTGACCAAACCATCCAGCGACTTCTGGATAATAATATTAATCTCAATAGTCTTCAGGTTAAATCCTATACCCTGGAGGATCTTTTTATCAAACTTACGGGACATCAACTTAAAACCTGAAAATGAAATGAAAAAATTATTAGCTGTTTTAATTGCTCGAAATAAGGAATTTTATAGAGATAAATCATCTTTAGGTTGGTCTATCGCATTTCCAGCACTCATAATCTTAGGATTTGCATTTGTGTTTTCAGATGACAATGATTATGTCTATAAAGTTGGAGTATATAAAACAGAAAAAAATGAAATAAAAGCCCAGGATTTCTTAAACATTGAATATATCCAATTTATAGAATTCACAAATCTGGAAAAGGCAATTGACAAGATACGCTACCATCAGATCGATCTTTTAATTGCATCCGGGACTCCGACCCGTTACTGGATCAACAAGGACTCTAAAAATGGTTACTTTCTAGAGCGTATCCTTATGTCATACTCCAATAATAACTTCATCAAGCAAAGCGTGTCAGGAAGAGAAGTGCGATACGTTGATTGGGTTATCCCTGGAGTATTGGGGATGAATATGATGTTCAATTGCCTCTTTGGTGTGGGATATGTAATTGTACAATACAGGAGCAAAGGGATATTGAAACGATTAAAGGCCACACCACTGCATGCATTCCAATTCCTTAGCGCTCATGTAGCCTCACGCTTAATAATCACCCTATGCATCACATCGTTTATTTTTATTGCCTGTTATTTCACAATTGACTTCGTTATGCGAGGCTCCTTTTTGAATCTGATGATTGTAGCAATTATTGGCGCGATTTCTCTCATCTCCATTGGACTTTTAGCAGCCTGCCGTACAACTAGTCAGGAGCTATCCAATGGCATATTAAATCTCATCAGCATGCCTATGATGTTTTTATCTGGAGTATGGTTCTCACTTGAGGGCAGCCCGTCGGTTATAATAATAATTTCCAAATTTCTGCCACTAACTCATCTGATTAATGCTGCAAGAGAGATCATGATTGATGGGGCTACCTTAATGCAGGTCGCTGATCATATCCTCATACTTGCGACAATGAGCGCTATATTCTTGATTATTTCACCACTTCTATTCCGCTGGGATAAACCTTGATTTGAAAAGATAAGTATAACGAATATAAATAATACTATAAAAATGCTCATTTATAATAAAAATCCTTTGCTATTTTTATGTATACTTCTATGGTCGTCCCTATGGATTCAACTGGTCTTATTTTATTATCTCATCATTACGAAAATGGATTTGAAGTTACATTTACCCCTCTTTTCTGTGCAATTATTCAGACCTTAAATATCTGATTATAAACACATTTGGGAATGATCTTATGATGATTGAGATCGAAATACATAAATTATTGTAAGTGGAGGTATAGTTGAATGGTTTCATCAATTGAAAAATTTTATGGCTGGAAGGCGTTGACTGGAGCAATGCTGGTCTACTTCTGTGGTTGTGCATGTTGTTTTTATTCAATAGGCGTTTTCATCCCATTATTATATGAGGAGTTAAACTCGAGCCTGGCTGTAGTAGCAGGAGTTATCACAATGTTCATGGTGCTTATGGGACTGGTTGGCCCCTTGATTGGCATCTCTATCGACAAATTCGGTGCAAGAAAAAACATAATTTACGGTAATCTTGTCTCTGCTTTAGGCTTAGCTGGAATGTACTTCATCAACCAAGCCTGGCAACTATATCTACTATTTGGAGTTATCGTTGCCTTGGGTCAGGGATTTGGAATGTTTGTACCTGCCACAACCCTAGCCAATAACTGGTTCATTAAGAAAAGATCATTAGCTGTTGCTCTGATCGTCGCCTCAGGATCAATAGGTGGCTTTGTCGGCCCCTCTGTGACTAGAATTTTTATTTCTAACCTAGGATGGAGGTTATCCTGGGTCTGCTTAAGTGGTATTTTAGTGGTTATATCTGTAATAATCGGAGGAATGCTTATAAGAAACAGGCCTGAGGATTTGGGTCAAGCACCTGATGGCAAGACTGATGAAGATGCACAGGAATCCGAGTCGACTGATGTGCCTTCAACAAGGGTATATCAGACTCCGGTTGACTGGGAAACGGGAGACGCCCTGCGTACTCCGGTTATATGGATGTTAGTGGCAGCTTTTATTACTCATATGTTCGCGCTGAATACTATGATAGGCCATTTAGTATTCTACTTGGAAAAGGACTTAGGTTTTACTAAGGCATTAGCCGCCTTTGTATTTGGTCTAATTCCTGGGATGAGTATTGTTGGCAGGCTGAGTATGGGTTTTTTGGCCATGAGATATGAGTTGAGATATATTGTTTCCATCTGCCTAGGCTTGATGGTAGTCGGGATGAGTATTCTTATGACAAACACATCCCTAAGCATGATCTATGTATTCGCTGTACTCTTTGGTATCAGCTATGGAGCAATTATCCCAGCCCTTCCCTCATTCATTGGAGCATATTATGGACGCGAAAATTTTGCCAAAATTTTAGGCTGGCTCTTGCCCATTACCACTATTTTCGGGGCATCCTCAGCTCCATTGGCAGGAATGGCTCGCGAGGCTTCAGGTAGTTATATACCTTGGTTCACATTTGTGGCTATCCTCCTTGCGGGAGGTGGAGTACTGGCCTTTATGGCTCGACCTCCTAAACCGAATAAAATAACCTAGAATCTGCAAAGATCGGGTATTAGAGGGTTCGTAATTTAAATACTATTTCTCATGTATTTATGAAAAAATAATTATGTCAATTCTTCTCTTTGGAAACACCTGCATCTTCAAATGTTGTCATCTCATTAAGTATCTTTACCCCGGTTTCGATGAAGCTGATGGCAAGACATGCCCCCGTGCCCTCCCCCAATCTCATCTTGAGGTTGAACATAGGCTCAATGCCCATCCAATTTAAAGCAACGCTATGACCTATTTCAACAGAATTATGGCTGCCAAAAATATACTCCTTTGATATTGGCGAAATCGTTGTAGCAATAAGGGCTGCGCAAGTTGTAATGAAGCCGTCTAATACAACAGGTATATTATGTGCAACAGCCCCTAATATGATGCCAGCAAGCCCCCCGATCTCATATCCTCCAACCTTTGATAAAACATCTATTGGATCCTTTGGATCAGGATTATTAATCTCAATCGACCTCTTTATTACATCTATTTTTATTTCCAAATGTTCATCATCAATTCCAGTGCCCCTTCCAGTGACATCCACAACATCCGCCCCTGTGATGCAGCTACATATAGCGCTTGAGGAGGTTGTATTTGCAATCCCCATATCCCCTATACCAATAATATCAACCTTATTCTTTTTCAACTCCGCTTCAATGAGATTAATACCACCCTCAATTGATTTGATAGCATCATCCCTTTTCATAGCCGGACCCTTTGTCATATTATCCGTGCCATATCCAATTTTCTTTACAACTAAACCTGGCTCCTCTCTTAAATCTGAAGCAACCCCCATATCAACAACTACAACACGTGCTCCAATGTGTTTGGAAATCACATTTACACCGGCCCCGCCCTGTAAAAAATTATACACCATCTGTTCTGTTACCTCCTTGGGAAAGAGGCTAACCCCTTCTTCAGCAACGCCATGATCTCCTGCAATAGTAAAAATTACCTTATTGGGGATTGTAGGGCTTAGTGTGCCGGTGATGCAGACGATTTTTTTGGCAAATTCTTCAAGCCGACCTAAACTGCCCTGGGGCTTTGTCAGGTTATCCAATTTGCTTTGCGCCTTATTCATTAAGTCATAATTTATTGGTTTTATACATTTAACAACATCATCAAGAGCTTTCAATTTGTTCCTCCTTTGATCTGTAAAGGTATTGCTGATATCATAAAATAGGCTTCATCTGAGCCTGATGCTACGATTTGATTGCAGAAACCGGCAATATCTCTAAAATCCCTGCTAAGTTTATTGTCCGGTACTAAACCCAAGCCAACCTCATTTGTAACAATTATAACAGTAGATTTGCCCTTCTTTATTATCCTGACTATTTCTCTAACCTCACTTTTGATTTTCTCCTCCTCCTTCCCCTCCACTAACATAGCTGACACAAAGAGGGTTAGGCAATCCAGAATGATTACTATATCGGACTCGACCTCCTTCCTAAGCACAGAGGCTAATCCCTTATTGGCTTCAATAGTCCTCCATGAACTTGGTCTTTCCTGCTTATGTAACCTAACCCTTCTCTTCATCTCTTCGTCTTGTGGAATGCATGTAGCGAGAAAGAGCTTGTCCCTCTCTATGGATTTAGCAATTTCCAACGCAAAGGAACTTTTACCGCTTCTCGCGCCGCCAGTTATAAATATAAGCTTTGCCATTTTATTCCTTCTTTATAACAGTTCTTCAATGATTGAAATGGATTCTTCAAAATTACTTTCTGAAAAAATCTCCAGGGTCAATATCCCATCATAATTATTACAATTTAATATATTCCAAATTTTTTTGAGCAACTTCCTATCCATATACCTCAGGGATTGATGATCCCTGTCTCTATAAACACCATGCAGATGAATTACCTTAGTTTTATTTAAATATTTGTTTAAATGCTTCTCTACATCAGCCCCTGCTACTATCAAATGGCCAACATCTATGCATATAGAAAGATTATTATCAGCTATAATATCTTCTATGTACCAAAAGGGATAATTGATATTTTCAATTCCTATCTCACTATTCTTGCATACTGTTTTATTGAGTATTGACTGTAATGAATCGCTTATTCTCTTCTGCCAAGCATCAATTCTAATCTCTTCTATATCCATTAAATTAAGGTGTAAAACATAACAATGAGGTTGAAGATAATATAGGTGATTTATCAGTGTAACGACCTTATCAATTGAACTCTCCCTCAATAAATCCCTGTTGCTCCCTAAATGCAAATCAACAGGCAGATGAGGAGTATATGTAAGATCGCTATCCCTGCTAATCTGCAACAACTCCTTCATGTTCTCAACTGAGGGAATATCAGCCTCATCATTTACCTCAAAGAAAAGCAGTTCAATATCATTTACCCTGTCTTTTAATCTATGCACATTAGGAATGATTTCATCAGGATAAATGTATGAAGTGGTTCCTATTCTAAAGGGTAATTCCATATTCTATTAATATAAAAAAATCCTTAAAGTCCTTCATTGGACGATAAGGATTCTACTTCCGGGTAAACATCATCCTTACCTCGAGAATGAAATGCTCTACAAACACTCACCTCTTCATAATAGGCAGGTCTTCTGGCTTCCGGATCACCCTACTCTCCACGCCTTCCCACTCAACTTGTCTGCTCAAATCAAAGCAGGGTGATGAACAGTGGCTTCTTGTGGATTTGGTCCCCGGTTACAGCGGCGAGTCCGCTCCTGTGTCTAACAGGATTCCCTTTTCATCCTGAATTCAAATTCAGGACACCTATTATAAACTGAATCTTGTACAAATTATAGTGAGACCATTTATAATTCAAGCTTTTTTCTATATTTGAAAACCTTTTAACGACTAAATTTAAATTAAATCCATACATCTGTAAGGGTCTATGAATATGAGATCTCTATACTACATGAGATAGCAATGAACCTCCCTGCTGTTCTTAAAGAGGATGCATAAAACCCTTTGGAATAAGCAATATTTAAATCAAGAAAAATGGAAGATAATCTAATCAAAATCCGGCAAGAACCTCGTCAGTATAGATTAATTAAGAAAGGGGCTGTCTATAAATTCTAGCCTATAGACAGCCCCATTAACTATACTCCATAAGAGTCAATAATTTTACTTATAAACAATTAGTTCCTATCACCGAGTGAGTTATACCTAATTGTAAAGATATCCATGCCGCCCTCATTGGTCTGTCCACCGAGGTCACCTTCGGTATATCCTGTCACATAGATATTACTATAAGCATCAGCCGCTACTCCAAGTCCCTCCTCTGCATTTGCTGTACCTAATAGTCTTGTCCATTCTCTATCGCCTGTAGAAATATACTTCATAAGAAAAATATCTTTAATCCCTTGAAAGGATTCTCCATGAAGAGAATCACTTACATATCCGGTCAAATAAATATTTCCATCCAATTCAACAGCCACCCCACAACCACTATCATCATTTCCATTTCCACTCAGCCTTGTCCATTCCTCATTAAACAATATATCACACTTAATAAGAAAAATATCAGAGTTTGAGCCACCAGAATGAGGTTCGCCATTAAGATCACCCTCAGTATACCCAGTCACATAGACATTATCATTTACATCAACTACTATTCCACTACCCTCATCATTATACATTGTGCCAAACATCTGTTTACCTTGCTGAATACCTGCCTTATCATAATTGACTATACAAATATCTCTACCACCAATATTTTGTAAAGGTCCGCCACTATCAAGATCACCTTCTGTATATCCTGTTATACATATATTATCACTTCCATTAACGGCTACTGCAATGCCTTCTTCATTTGCTGATGTGCCAAATTGTCTAATCCAACCAAAAGATCCATCTTCAATAAACTTAGCGAGAAAAATATCTTTATTTCCATAAGAACCTCCATCCAAATCACCCAATGTGTACCCTGTCACATAAACCTCAATGTCTTCGATTTGAGGACGAACCGTCACTCCAAGTCCTTCTTCATTTGCTGATGTGCCAAATTGTCTAATCCATATTGTGTTGCCATTGCTATCATACTTAACCAGAAAGATATCCGTACCCCCATAATAGCTTTCAGATCCTACCCCATCCAGGTCCTCACAGGTGTATCCTGTCACATAGATATTATCATTGGCATCAACAGCTACTGCTTTCCCTTCATCATCATTTGATGTACCCAATTGCTCTATCCATTCTATTGAACCAAAAATATTATATTTTACAAGAATTATATCCCTTGATCCAAAAGAGCCATTCAAATCACCATCTGTATAACCTGTTACATATATACTGCCCTCAGAATCAACCGCTATCCCATTCCCAGAATCATTGCTTATTGTACCCAGCAATTTCGTCCCGAAATTACTTACAATTACCTCTGTATCATCATCTGTTTGATAATCACCTGAATTATCATAGGCTATTGCCATGATGCTATAATAATCATTGCTATACCCTATTGTATTCCAGCCATATTCATATGGCGTTTCCTTATCCTCTCCAACCATTGTCCCATCTATATAAAATTCAACCCTATCAATTCCGTCAGGATCAGAAGCATCAGCTATGATCGTTACCATACCGTTTAAAATATCATCGTCTATAGGATTAGTGATATTTATTGATGGGAGTGTTATAAGTCTTTTACCAGTAAATATTCCCCCCCTCTTAGAAGGATCTATTGGATCCCAAGAATTGATTGAGTTCCCTGTTGCATCTTGCACATTGCTGACTGTGAGTAAATATTCCGTTTCCTCCTGGGAGGAAGTAGTTAAGTCTACTACATTATCGAAAACCAACTGCGCTTCTGAAATTGCTAAAGAGACATCGAGATTATCACTTAGAGTAATTAAATAATTATCTGGATTCTCAGCGCTATTGGGATCCGCAATCGGATCCCCACCAACAACATCTTCGGAAAATGTAACCCTTACAACTGTATTAGATGTTGACGCTACATTCTCAACTTCAGGCAAGGCATCGCCTATGAACTCCATAGAATTTGGCGGCACAATTGTTTTTCCTCTAATACTCTGAACATTGTTTACTGTAAGCAAGTATTCTTCATCTATCTGAGAATCAACCTCTAATTCTACCACCGCTCCTGAAATCTGCGAAGCTCCAATTATATCTAAAAAAACATTTTCATCATTTACTAAAGTGATTGTATAATTATCAACATTTTCAACGCTTATATGGTTCATATCTTCTGAAAACGAAACCCTAACCCCATCATTCGAGATTGATGTTGTTTCAGTTAAATAGGGTGAAC is a window encoding:
- a CDS encoding nitronate monooxygenase; translated protein: MIKTELCDMLGIKYPIIQAGMGPWKTEKLSIAAANAGILGIISTSGILAESFGMPGAEGSSDKVNEEIDNPRKMIKKLIHNVEEQTRDSKGVFGINCMVSMEMFEGSKEVLEGTIESINENPSLKERLKVVITSAGDPIPCADIIKPSGLKWFHVVPSVRHAKRCQKAGVDAVIASGHEAGGHTAWQPVHSMVLLPAIVRAVDIPVIGAGGFCDGTTLVAALVLGACGVQMGTRFIATEESDFVQIWKDRVLKSSEMDTIASRGFVGPLRYLKNNASVELTELTIKNTPQLFIGEPDDTLDPEIFEFESKGMSALLGDDDEKALFFGGEAAGRVDDIPPIKELLDRIEREAEELISSIPRFVQTN
- a CDS encoding NAD(P)/FAD-dependent oxidoreductase produces the protein MLNRRIAIVGAGVAGTRLAYLLARHGIKTQLFDHKAPWEKPCGGGLTAKVFNDFTDINRWDLNGRANYKMSVITPFGRRIVMTIDNPIVTVSRMRLGNILLDEAIRAGVKFLPYRVKAIQRRDDKIILHTADKEYEADFVVGADGIHSIVRKTFASPLSRDDYFMAYGALLREEVQMPIVIKFYKGYNGYAWIFPRFRETSVGIVLGKNTDRAIMLTELQSFVNKEWSLSGLTPPSIDKPYARAIPSMRRETFLQAIQCGGDWALLGDASGAADPLTGEGLYYAFRTAEILTKAIVSNDIDSYNWEWNKMADISIGKVSKVVDLFYDSRTLRIMGFIMDYSQTARELIGEIISGIQGYDTLRSRMKDEAFQYVKETIWNLLAFKRSKQVNGG
- a CDS encoding ABC transporter ATP-binding protein — protein: MSVILEVVQLKKYYQNVKAVDDISFSIEQGICFGLLGPNGAGKTTTIEIIEGIISPTSGEVLYKGKQINSRFRQDAGILFQSTALMDFITGREVLQLFSSFYKRTQPIEELADMCHLHDFLDRYATKLSGGQRQRLMLSLAMINDPEIIFLDEPTTGLDPQARRNFWKLVESIKAKGKTIVLTTHYMEEAEILCDNLAIMDEGKIITQGSPQQLLRENFDNMSVHLDRSDFNIDPGSWPEPVTFIENNVEIHTNDIDQTIQRLLDNNINLNSLQVKSYTLEDLFIKLTGHQLKT
- a CDS encoding ABC transporter permease, with translation MKKLLAVLIARNKEFYRDKSSLGWSIAFPALIILGFAFVFSDDNDYVYKVGVYKTEKNEIKAQDFLNIEYIQFIEFTNLEKAIDKIRYHQIDLLIASGTPTRYWINKDSKNGYFLERILMSYSNNNFIKQSVSGREVRYVDWVIPGVLGMNMMFNCLFGVGYVIVQYRSKGILKRLKATPLHAFQFLSAHVASRLIITLCITSFIFIACYFTIDFVMRGSFLNLMIVAIIGAISLISIGLLAACRTTSQELSNGILNLISMPMMFLSGVWFSLEGSPSVIIIISKFLPLTHLINAAREIMIDGATLMQVADHILILATMSAIFLIISPLLFRWDKP
- a CDS encoding MFS transporter, giving the protein MVSSIEKFYGWKALTGAMLVYFCGCACCFYSIGVFIPLLYEELNSSLAVVAGVITMFMVLMGLVGPLIGISIDKFGARKNIIYGNLVSALGLAGMYFINQAWQLYLLFGVIVALGQGFGMFVPATTLANNWFIKKRSLAVALIVASGSIGGFVGPSVTRIFISNLGWRLSWVCLSGILVVISVIIGGMLIRNRPEDLGQAPDGKTDEDAQESESTDVPSTRVYQTPVDWETGDALRTPVIWMLVAAFITHMFALNTMIGHLVFYLEKDLGFTKALAAFVFGLIPGMSIVGRLSMGFLAMRYELRYIVSICLGLMVVGMSILMTNTSLSMIYVFAVLFGISYGAIIPALPSFIGAYYGRENFAKILGWLLPITTIFGASSAPLAGMAREASGSYIPWFTFVAILLAGGGVLAFMARPPKPNKIT
- the cobT gene encoding nicotinate-nucleotide--dimethylbenzimidazole phosphoribosyltransferase; the encoded protein is MKALDDVVKCIKPINYDLMNKAQSKLDNLTKPQGSLGRLEEFAKKIVCITGTLSPTIPNKVIFTIAGDHGVAEEGVSLFPKEVTEQMVYNFLQGGAGVNVISKHIGARVVVVDMGVASDLREEPGLVVKKIGYGTDNMTKGPAMKRDDAIKSIEGGINLIEAELKKNKVDIIGIGDMGIANTTSSSAICSCITGADVVDVTGRGTGIDDEHLEIKIDVIKRSIEINNPDPKDPIDVLSKVGGYEIGGLAGIILGAVAHNIPVVLDGFITTCAALIATTISPISKEYIFGSHNSVEIGHSVALNWMGIEPMFNLKMRLGEGTGACLAISFIETGVKILNEMTTFEDAGVSKEKN
- the cobU gene encoding bifunctional adenosylcobinamide kinase/adenosylcobinamide-phosphate guanylyltransferase; translated protein: MAKLIFITGGARSGKSSFALEIAKSIERDKLFLATCIPQDEEMKRRVRLHKQERPSSWRTIEANKGLASVLRKEVESDIVIILDCLTLFVSAMLVEGKEEEKIKSEVREIVRIIKKGKSTVIIVTNEVGLGLVPDNKLSRDFRDIAGFCNQIVASGSDEAYFMISAIPLQIKGGTN
- the cbiR gene encoding cobamide remodeling phosphodiesterase CbiR, which gives rise to MELPFRIGTTSYIYPDEIIPNVHRLKDRVNDIELLFFEVNDEADIPSVENMKELLQISRDSDLTYTPHLPVDLHLGSNRDLLRESSIDKVVTLINHLYYLQPHCYVLHLNLMDIEEIRIDAWQKRISDSLQSILNKTVCKNSEIGIENINYPFWYIEDIIADNNLSICIDVGHLIVAGADVEKHLNKYLNKTKVIHLHGVYRDRDHQSLRYMDRKLLKKIWNILNCNNYDGILTLEIFSESNFEESISIIEELL
- a CDS encoding SBBP repeat-containing protein; the protein is MKRSLFSILVLLLVTNFSACDQYNLWGNGSSPYLTETTSISNDGVRVSFSEDMNHISVENVDNYTITLVNDENVFLDIIGASQISGAVVELEVDSQIDEEYLLTVNNVQSIRGKTIVPPNSMEFIGDALPEVENVASTSNTVVRVTFSEDVVGGDPIADPNSAENPDNYLITLSDNLDVSLAISEAQLVFDNVVDLTTSSQEETEYLLTVSNVQDATGNSINSWDPIDPSKRGGIFTGKRLITLPSINITNPIDDDILNGMVTIIADASDPDGIDRVEFYIDGTMVGEDKETPYEYGWNTIGYSNDYYSIMAIAYDNSGDYQTDDDTEVIVSNFGTKLLGTISNDSGNGIAVDSEGSIYVTGYTDGDLNGSFGSRDIILVKYNIFGSIEWIEQLGTSNDDEGKAVAVDANDNIYVTGYTCEDLDGVGSESYYGGTDIFLVKYDSNGNTIWIRQFGTSANEEGLGVTVRPQIEDIEVYVTGYTLGDLDGGSYGNKDIFLAKFIEDGSFGWIRQFGTSANEEGIAVAVNGSDNICITGYTEGDLDSGGPLQNIGGRDICIVNYDKAGIQQGKQMFGTMYNDEGSGIVVDVNDNVYVTGYTEGDLNGEPHSGGSNSDIFLIKCDILFNEEWTRLSGNGNDDSGCGVAVELDGNIYLTGYVSDSLHGESFQGIKDIFLMKYISTGDREWTRLLGTANAEEGLGVAADAYSNIYVTGYTEGDLGGQTNEGGMDIFTIRYNSLGDRN